In the genome of candidate division WOR-3 bacterium, the window CCCAGAACTCCAATGTCCAAGACACAGCCGCTACCGATAACCCCTTTCGTTTTTGGGTTTAAGAGCCCACAAGGGATCTGATGGAAGACAACCGGCTGATTTTGATAAAGGACCGTATGACCGGCATTCGGTCCGCCATTAAAACGGGCAACTATCTCCGCCTCCCGGGCAAAGAAATCAATAACCTTTCCTTTCCCTTCATCTCCCCACTGACAACCAATGACCGCAATTCCGGGCATTACATCTTGTAAGAAAGGGAAATCTTCCAGTTGGAAGTGGGAAAGGAATAAATCATATAGTCAAAGCCCAAATCAATGGAAAAGTTCTTTACCCCCAAACCGAAGCCATAGCAGAGACCAAGTCTTTTCACACTGGATTTTGGGCCAAAGAGCCAGGAAATGATTGATTTTACTTCACTCTCTTCCTCTCCCCCCTTTGCGGTTTCCACCCCTCCGCGCCAGCCATGGACATCTTCAAAATAACCGATCCGGGCATGAACTATCTTAGCAAAAGAGATCTCAATCCCTAAACTCTTCCAGGCATCCTCAAACTCATAACCTAAGGAGTCCCACTTAAATGTTGTGAGACCGATGTCCATCTCAATCGGGATATTTAATTTCACATTCTCTTTCTCTATGGGGATAAAATTTACTCCGAGACGGAGCATCCTCGGGATGGGGTCGGATTCCCCAGAAGCGGTATAAGAAATATTAGGACCGAGATTGGCAACACTTGCCCCACAATTGAGCCAACGGAGCGGTTTATAGAGAAGACCAAAATCAAATCCCCAAGTGATCCCTGTGCCACCAGAGGTTATCCCTAACTCGGGCATTGCTGCCCAGACCCACTCCGGAACCAAAAAGGAATAGATAAATTTCCAGGAAAGACCAGCGCCGAGTTGGGGAAGAAATCGGTAGCCATAAGATAAAGTAAAGGCTAAATCAAAGGTCGTATATTCTCCCAAATATTCACCCCGACTGTTTATCACCTCGGTCTTACCGGTATTAAGATAGATGATATTGCCACCGATTGTTCCTTTGGGTAAGGAGTGGGTAACAGCCAAGAACTCATAATACATACCCGGATATAAGCCAGGTAGCCAATTGCAATGCATCAGGGTGGCATTCAAGGAGTTCTGGAAGGATTGACCTGCTGGATTGTAATAGGTCGCTGAGGCATCATCGGAGATCGCAACAAAGGCACCGCCTAAAGAGGTAGGACGGGCGGCGGGCCAAATCATCAAAAATACCGCTCCCGGATACTCAAAGGCACCAAAGCAAGCGGTAAAAAATAAGGTTATGGTTAGGAGTCTCTTCATAAAACATTAAAGTGCATAACTAATTATAAAAGATTTTCCCCCTATGTCAAGGAAAATTTATGGTTAAGCCAATATTCATAGGTGAGGTTTTTATCCCAATCCTTTTATTCTTCTCAAACTTATAGAAATGGGCGGAGACATAGGCATCAGCGATGTTGAAGATATGAAATGCCACACTCCACCAGACCAAATCACTTTTCCGCTCTCGGTCTTTCTCCTTAATTGTCCAATAAAGAAGAAGCCCTTCCGCCCCAGCAAAAATCATCCCCTTTAAGTAATTCTCCGTATAAATCTGACCCCCACCGGGAAAGAGGGCAGAAAAAATTATCGCCCGGGTTGGCGATTTTTCGTAAATCGGCAAACTCTCTCTTTCCGGAACCGTGTCGCTTGCCATCAAGAGAAAAAGAAAGGGGAAAATTTCCATCTATTTGAGAAAAATCTCACAAACCCGCTCCAACCTCTCTCCTTCCGAAGTGATCTTTTCCAAACCGATGACCAGATAAAGCCTCTTTTGGGGAATACCATTGAGAATCAAATAATCGGCGATTACCTTCCCTTTGCGCCAAGTGAAATCCCAAGGGCTGGAATAACTCTTCAATAAATTTGGGGAAAGGGAAGTAGGTCCGTAGTTATAAATATAGACATCGCTCGTCTCTTTCACCGCCTCGGAGATAAAAGAGAATAACTTCTCTTTTCCCTCCTCTTTTAAGAAAAAGACCTCATCCTTGGGAAAGAGATCGTCCCAAGAGAGAAGAATACTCATTTTTTCCTTTTCTCCCTCCCCCATCTTTCTCTTCAATTCTCCAATTTCCTCCTGCCACATCCGATTCTCATCATAAAGGCGCAGGAAACTATCGCGCAGGGGAACATATTTTAGGTTATAAAAGATTAAGAAGGCGAAAAGGGTGATTAAAAAGAGAAAGGTCATTAGGTATTTCATTTCAGATAGAATAGGTTATTTTCTAATCTCTGCAACTTTTCCGATAGTTCTCTCTTCCGCGCCTCTTCCTTCTCCTTCACTTCGGCTTTTGCCTTCTTTAAGAAGTTTTCATCCTGAAGGCGCATCTCAATTTTTTCTAATTCCTCTTTCAGAGCGGAGATCTCCTTTTTAATCCTCTCTTCCTCTTTTTTCACATCAATCACTTCGCCCAAAGGGAGATAGAACTCAAAATCCTTTGTGGAATAGGAAGATGATTGGGGTGGCCTCTTCTCATCAAATTTAATCTCTTTAATCCCCGCCAAGTTTTTTAAGTGTGCCATATTTTCCAAAAAGAACTCCTGCAATTCCTTTTTCGTAAGCGAAGGGTTGATGATTAAGGTAAGTTCCACCTTGGGGTCAATCCGCATCTCACTCCGAATCGTCCTTATCCCTTTAATCAAATCTAAGAAGGGATAGACCATCTCGCCTTTTGGGGAAAGGGTGAGGGGGATTTCCTCAGGCCATTTCTCCTCTAAGACACTCTTCCCAAAATTAAACCGCTGATAGATCTCTTCGGTGATAAAAGGCATAACCGGATGTAAAACTTTTAGGTAGTTGCTAAATACCGAATAAAGGACACTGAGGCAGGCTCCGTCTCTTTCTTTAAGCCTTTTTTTAGAAAATTCCAGATACCAGTCGCAGAAGGTGTGCCAGAAGAACTCATAAAGGGAATTGGCATAACCAGAAAAGTTATAAGATTCAAGATAGTGATTGATGGTATTTAAGAATTTATTAAATTCGGTGATGACCCATTCGTCAATTGGGGTTAAAGGATATTCTTCCTTTTTTGTTTTGGCATCTTTGAGATAGGGATAAATTAACCTTGCCGCATTCCAAATTTTATTAGCAAAGTTTCTTCCTAAGAGGACCCGCTCCTCCCAGAAACGGAAACTCTGGGATTGGGTCTCCAGATAAGTTAAAGTAAATCTTAAAGCATCGCTTCCGTATTTTTCAATCAATAAATTTGGGTCAACCCCAATCCCCCGAGACCGACTCATCCGCTCCCCGGATTGGGTCAAGACCGTGGAATGGATATAGACCGTATGGAAGGGGATCTCTTTCGTGAAAAAGAGACTGGAAAATATCATCCTCGCTACCCAGAGGAAGATGATATCCGGATCGGTGACTAAGACATCAGTTGGGTAGAAGAATTGGAAATCCTCGGTCTTTTCGGGCCAACCCAAGGTAGAAAAGGGCCAGAGGGCAGAAGAGAACCAGGTATCAAGGATATCTTCTTCCTGTCTTATCTTTTTACTTTGGCATTTTGGGCATTCCTTCGGGTCAGTGCGGCTCACGATTATCTCCGAACAATCTTCACAGTAGAATACCGGAATTCGGTGTCCCCACCAGAGTTGTCTTGAGAGACACCAATCTTTAATATTTTCCATCCAATCCAAATAGACCTTTTCCCAGCGCCTGGGGAAAAATCTCACCCTCCCTTCCTTTACCACTTTAATCGCCGGATCTGCCAATTCCTTCATCCTTAAAAACCATTGTAAGGAGAGGAGGGGTTCAATCGGCGTCTCACACCGGACACAAATTTTTAATGGTAAGGTATAATCCTCTTCTTTAATTAAAAGCCCTTCTTTTTTTAGGTCCTCTAAGATTTTATTTCGGGCTTCCTCCCGGCTCAGACCATAATAATTTCCTCCCTCCTTAGTAATTTTCGCATCTTCGTCAATCACCTTAATGAAAGGTAAATTATTCTTCTTACCAATCTCAAAATCAATCGGGTCGTGGGCGGGTGTCACCTTAACCGCCCCGGTGCCAAATT includes:
- a CDS encoding PorV/PorQ family protein, which gives rise to MKRLLTITLFFTACFGAFEYPGAVFLMIWPAARPTSLGGAFVAISDDASATYYNPAGQSFQNSLNATLMHCNWLPGLYPGMYYEFLAVTHSLPKGTIGGNIIYLNTGKTEVINSRGEYLGEYTTFDLAFTLSYGYRFLPQLGAGLSWKFIYSFLVPEWVWAAMPELGITSGGTGITWGFDFGLLYKPLRWLNCGASVANLGPNISYTASGESDPIPRMLRLGVNFIPIEKENVKLNIPIEMDIGLTTFKWDSLGYEFEDAWKSLGIEISFAKIVHARIGYFEDVHGWRGGVETAKGGEEESEVKSIISWLFGPKSSVKRLGLCYGFGLGVKNFSIDLGFDYMIYSFPTSNWKISLSYKM
- a CDS encoding DUF5683 domain-containing protein, translating into MEIFPFLFLLMASDTVPERESLPIYEKSPTRAIIFSALFPGGGQIYTENYLKGMIFAGAEGLLLYWTIKEKDRERKSDLVWWSVAFHIFNIADAYVSAHFYKFEKNKRIGIKTSPMNIGLTINFP
- a CDS encoding valine--tRNA ligase; the protein is MSGDFNKVYNPKEVEKRIYSFWEENGYCHPERKGKKFTIAIPPPNITGSLHIGHALNNTLQDILIRRKRLAGFSALWIPGTDHASIGTHNQIEKTLKKEGKTRFDLGREKFLEFAWQWKERYEKEIINQLKSLGCLCDWQRLRFTLDEVCSKAVREAFVRYYEEGLIYRDYRIINWCPRCKTAISDLEVKAKEIPGKLWFIRYPGLNGEDGIIVATTRPETMLGDTAVAVNPSDERYQGMIGKKVILPLMAREIPIITDSLVDKEFGTGAVKVTPAHDPIDFEIGKKNNLPFIKVIDEDAKITKEGGNYYGLSREEARNKILEDLKKEGLLIKEEDYTLPLKICVRCETPIEPLLSLQWFLRMKELADPAIKVVKEGRVRFFPRRWEKVYLDWMENIKDWCLSRQLWWGHRIPVFYCEDCSEIIVSRTDPKECPKCQSKKIRQEEDILDTWFSSALWPFSTLGWPEKTEDFQFFYPTDVLVTDPDIIFLWVARMIFSSLFFTKEIPFHTVYIHSTVLTQSGERMSRSRGIGVDPNLLIEKYGSDALRFTLTYLETQSQSFRFWEERVLLGRNFANKIWNAARLIYPYLKDAKTKKEEYPLTPIDEWVITEFNKFLNTINHYLESYNFSGYANSLYEFFWHTFCDWYLEFSKKRLKERDGACLSVLYSVFSNYLKVLHPVMPFITEEIYQRFNFGKSVLEEKWPEEIPLTLSPKGEMVYPFLDLIKGIRTIRSEMRIDPKVELTLIINPSLTKKELQEFFLENMAHLKNLAGIKEIKFDEKRPPQSSSYSTKDFEFYLPLGEVIDVKKEEERIKKEISALKEELEKIEMRLQDENFLKKAKAEVKEKEEARKRELSEKLQRLENNLFYLK